A single region of the Pseudomonas granadensis genome encodes:
- a CDS encoding ABC transporter permease, giving the protein MSKRNSWLNRCLTPKTSLPVQVIWSASGLAWALLIGLWALLSYGGVVPAMFLPTPGAVFDAAMRLARDGTLGPHVWASVEVVMVGFIISSVVAVPIGLMMGSFRVVQAFLEPLVNFIRYLPVTSFVPLFILWIGIGLEQRVSIIIFGVFFQQVVMIADVSKGISKDLINASYTLGSSRADAVLHVIAPASLPGVLDTLRVTMGWAWTYLVVAELVAASSGLGYLSLKAMRGFQVDVIFLAIAVIGLLGLITDQLFRLLRLKVAAWAQ; this is encoded by the coding sequence ATGTCCAAGCGCAATTCGTGGCTGAACCGCTGCCTGACGCCCAAGACCAGCCTGCCGGTGCAGGTAATCTGGAGCGCCAGCGGTCTGGCCTGGGCCCTGCTGATCGGCCTCTGGGCCTTGCTTTCCTATGGCGGCGTGGTGCCGGCCATGTTCCTGCCGACACCGGGCGCGGTCTTCGATGCCGCGATGCGCCTGGCCCGTGATGGCACCCTCGGCCCGCACGTGTGGGCCAGTGTGGAAGTGGTGATGGTCGGCTTCATTATTTCTTCAGTAGTGGCTGTGCCCATCGGCCTGATGATGGGTAGCTTCCGGGTCGTGCAAGCGTTCCTCGAGCCGCTGGTCAATTTCATCCGCTACCTGCCGGTGACCTCGTTCGTGCCGCTGTTCATCCTCTGGATCGGCATCGGTCTGGAGCAACGCGTGTCGATCATCATCTTCGGCGTGTTCTTTCAGCAAGTGGTGATGATCGCTGACGTCTCCAAGGGCATTTCCAAGGATCTGATCAACGCGTCGTACACCCTGGGTTCGAGCCGCGCGGACGCGGTGCTGCATGTCATCGCCCCGGCCTCACTGCCCGGCGTGCTGGATACCCTGCGCGTGACGATGGGCTGGGCGTGGACGTATCTGGTGGTCGCCGAACTGGTCGCCGCCTCCAGCGGCCTGGGTTACCTGAGCCTCAAGGCCATGCGCGGGTTTCAGGTCGACGTGATTTTCCTGGCAATCGCGGTCATCGGCCTGTTGGGCCTGATCACCGATCAACTTTTCAGACTTCTTCGCTTGAAGGTGGCCGCATGGGCTCAGTAA
- a CDS encoding ABC transporter ATP-binding protein → MGSVTATSPIQLRPTPVVASATPRLRVDNVTLQYQTPSGSTFTALDSVSFEVPDQQFAVLVGPSGCGKSSLLYLTAGLAEPTSGDIYVGGQQVDGPGADRGMVFQGYTLFPWLTVRKNIEFGLKRRGMPTAERKEIVEFYLNEVGLLRFADNYSKQLSGGMMQRVAIARALANDPQILLMDEPFGALDSQTRLQMQQLLLKVWEHSKKTVLFVTHDIDEAILLGDRIFVMGARPGRIKEVLDVPIGRPRHLDMVMDPQFIRMKRNIFHLLHDGPEDHDH, encoded by the coding sequence ATGGGCTCAGTAACAGCAACTTCGCCGATCCAGCTTCGTCCGACTCCCGTGGTTGCTTCGGCCACTCCACGCTTGCGGGTCGATAACGTCACCCTGCAATACCAGACACCGTCGGGCAGCACATTTACGGCGCTCGACAGCGTCTCGTTCGAGGTCCCCGATCAGCAGTTCGCCGTGTTGGTCGGCCCGTCCGGTTGCGGCAAGTCCAGCCTGCTGTATCTGACCGCCGGCCTGGCGGAACCGACCTCGGGCGATATCTACGTCGGTGGTCAGCAAGTCGACGGCCCCGGCGCCGATCGCGGCATGGTGTTCCAGGGCTACACGCTGTTTCCTTGGCTGACCGTGCGCAAAAACATCGAGTTCGGCCTCAAGCGCCGTGGAATGCCAACCGCCGAGCGCAAGGAAATCGTCGAGTTCTACCTCAACGAAGTCGGCCTGCTGCGCTTCGCCGACAACTACTCCAAGCAGTTGTCCGGCGGGATGATGCAACGTGTGGCCATTGCCCGAGCCTTGGCGAACGACCCACAAATCCTGCTGATGGACGAGCCGTTCGGCGCGCTCGACAGCCAGACTCGCCTGCAGATGCAGCAACTGCTGCTCAAGGTCTGGGAGCACAGCAAGAAAACCGTGCTGTTCGTCACCCACGATATCGATGAGGCGATCCTGCTCGGCGACCGTATTTTCGTTATGGGCGCCCGTCCCGGTCGGATCAAGGAAGTGCTCGACGTGCCGATCGGCCGCCCGCGCCACCTGGACATGGTGATGGACCCGCAATTCATCCGCATGAAGCGCAACATCTTCCACCTGCTGCATGACGGCCCTGAAGATCACGACCACTGA
- a CDS encoding MFS transporter — protein MTDCVGNTVSDRHCGVSADIEPAAPAWMAVFSLAMGVFGLLTAEYLPASLLTLMATELGVSEALAGQAVTVTAVVALFAGLLVPGLTRGIDRRWVLLGFSVLMVASNLLVAVSSSFAVLLVMRILLGIALGGFWSMAAAVAMRLVPGALLPRALSIIFSGIAIGTVVAVPLGSYLGGLYGWRSAFFAAAAVGMVTLAFQSFTLPKLAPRRPARLRTVFEVLLRPGIAMGMFGCVLVHSGHFAMFTYVRPFLEGTTGIGAQGLSLMLLGFGVANFVGTLLAGRLLERYPLATLVLMPALVGVAALALVLLPASVPGQAVLLAVWGMAFGGVPVAWSNWVASAVPDQAESAGGMVVASVQSAIATGAAAGGAMFSLGGSAGVFVAAAVLMLLAALLIALRVRVPSAHGVRQSKPAMHL, from the coding sequence ATGACTGACTGTGTAGGTAACACCGTGTCCGACCGCCACTGCGGCGTCAGCGCCGACATAGAGCCTGCGGCACCTGCGTGGATGGCCGTCTTCTCGTTGGCAATGGGGGTGTTCGGCTTACTGACCGCTGAGTACCTTCCGGCCAGTTTGTTGACGCTGATGGCTACCGAGCTGGGCGTATCGGAAGCGCTGGCTGGGCAGGCAGTAACGGTGACAGCCGTGGTGGCGCTGTTCGCTGGCTTGTTGGTACCAGGACTGACCCGCGGCATCGACCGACGTTGGGTGTTGTTGGGTTTTTCCGTGTTGATGGTCGCGTCCAATCTGTTGGTCGCGGTTTCCTCCAGCTTCGCGGTGCTGTTAGTGATGCGCATCTTGCTGGGCATTGCGCTTGGCGGGTTCTGGAGCATGGCGGCGGCGGTAGCGATGCGCTTGGTGCCGGGTGCCTTGTTGCCGCGGGCGCTGTCGATCATTTTCAGCGGCATCGCCATCGGCACAGTGGTGGCAGTGCCGCTGGGCAGCTATCTGGGCGGGTTGTATGGCTGGCGCAGCGCGTTCTTTGCAGCGGCGGCGGTAGGCATGGTGACCCTGGCTTTCCAGTCGTTCACGCTGCCGAAACTTGCGCCGCGGCGGCCAGCAAGGCTTCGCACCGTTTTCGAGGTGTTGCTGCGCCCAGGCATCGCCATGGGGATGTTCGGTTGTGTGCTGGTGCACAGCGGGCACTTCGCGATGTTTACCTATGTTCGGCCATTCCTTGAAGGGACGACCGGCATCGGTGCGCAAGGGCTGTCGCTGATGCTGCTGGGGTTCGGTGTGGCGAACTTCGTCGGCACGTTGTTGGCCGGCAGGCTGCTGGAGCGCTACCCGTTGGCCACTCTGGTGCTGATGCCCGCGCTGGTCGGCGTTGCAGCACTGGCGTTGGTGCTGTTGCCAGCTTCGGTGCCGGGGCAGGCGGTGTTGCTGGCGGTCTGGGGCATGGCGTTTGGTGGTGTGCCGGTGGCGTGGTCGAACTGGGTCGCCAGCGCGGTACCGGATCAGGCGGAAAGCGCCGGAGGCATGGTGGTGGCCTCGGTGCAGTCAGCCATCGCCACGGGCGCCGCCGCGGGTGGGGCGATGTTCAGCCTTGGTGGCAGCGCAGGCGTATTCGTAGCGGCAGCCGTACTGATGCTGCTGGCTGCGTTGCTGATTGCCCTGCGCGTCCGCGTCCCTTCTGCCCATGGCGTTCGCCAGTCCAAACCGGCGATGCACCTTTGA
- a CDS encoding AraC family transcriptional regulator encodes MPADQFALSSDLINELLRSMRLRGVDYRRIQAGSTFGLGFAEKPGHAWFHFMAVGNAVLRMDDGSTYALSAGNAVFISHGVAHQLFSHPDAPVQDIDRLDGAPLGDAVSAVDTGTDASPAPSTILFSACMEFELGSIHGFGRLMPGLMLIDADGQRYPGLVPILTTMEREVSAARVGYAGILARLADVVAAMVVRGWVECACGNASGLVAALRDPRLAGALLALHQQPGRDWTVAQLAEHCNTSRSVFADRFQTTIGMAPLRYVTELRMRLASQWLTLERLPIEEVAQRLGYTSQAAFSRAFKRITGKTPGLSRKVRQAERR; translated from the coding sequence ATGCCCGCAGATCAGTTTGCCCTTTCCTCGGACCTCATCAACGAGCTGTTGCGCAGCATGCGCCTGCGTGGCGTTGACTATCGGCGTATCCAGGCGGGCTCGACCTTCGGTTTGGGCTTTGCAGAAAAACCCGGGCACGCCTGGTTCCACTTCATGGCCGTCGGCAATGCGGTACTGCGAATGGACGACGGCAGCACCTATGCGCTGTCTGCCGGCAACGCGGTGTTCATCTCCCATGGCGTAGCCCATCAACTGTTTTCCCATCCGGATGCGCCTGTCCAGGACATCGATCGTCTGGACGGTGCGCCCTTGGGTGACGCCGTCAGCGCGGTAGACACCGGAACCGATGCCAGCCCTGCCCCGAGCACTATTTTGTTCAGTGCTTGTATGGAGTTTGAACTGGGCAGTATCCATGGGTTTGGCAGGCTGATGCCGGGCTTGATGCTGATTGACGCCGACGGCCAGCGCTACCCCGGGCTGGTGCCGATCCTGACCACCATGGAACGCGAGGTCAGCGCCGCACGCGTTGGCTACGCCGGTATCCTCGCGCGCTTGGCCGACGTGGTAGCCGCCATGGTCGTGCGCGGCTGGGTGGAGTGCGCCTGCGGGAATGCTTCTGGCCTGGTCGCCGCCTTGCGCGACCCCCGCTTGGCCGGTGCACTGCTTGCGCTCCATCAACAACCGGGCCGCGACTGGACTGTTGCGCAGCTGGCAGAGCACTGCAATACCTCGCGCTCGGTCTTCGCGGACCGCTTCCAGACGACCATTGGCATGGCCCCGCTGCGCTATGTCACCGAACTGCGAATGCGGCTTGCAAGCCAATGGCTGACCCTCGAAAGGCTACCGATTGAAGAGGTAGCGCAACGTTTGGGCTATACCTCCCAGGCCGCGTTCAGTCGTGCATTCAAACGCATTACAGGCAAGACGCCTGGATTGAGTCGCAAGGTCAGGCAAGCCGAACGCAGGTAG
- a CDS encoding nucleoside permease yields the protein MTWMTARLSAMMFLQFFIWGGWFVTLGTFLSSQLGASGSQIGMAFSTQSWGAIIAPFVIGLIADRFFNAERILAVLHLLGAVLLYQLYRAADFAAFYPYVLAYMMIYMPTLALVNSVAFRQMRDPALEFSRIRVWGTVGWIVAGVVISFVFAWDSKAAIASGGLRNTFLMAALASLVLGVYSFTLPRTAPLKTENTRTGVKQLLGLDALGLLKDRSYLVFFIASILICIPLAFYYQNANPFLADIGMTNPTAKMAIGQVSEVLFMLLLPLFIHRFGIKIALLMGMLAWALRYVLFAYGNNADLAFMLFTGIALHGICYDFFFVSGQIYTDAKTPERFRSSAQGLITLATYGVGMLIGFWVAGHVSDYYATPEGHQWQSIWLFPAFFSLGVVLVFMFAFREARKSGMAPAKA from the coding sequence ATGACCTGGATGACCGCGCGCCTGAGCGCCATGATGTTTTTGCAGTTCTTTATCTGGGGTGGCTGGTTCGTCACCCTGGGCACTTTTCTTTCCAGCCAACTGGGCGCCAGTGGCAGCCAGATCGGCATGGCGTTTTCGACCCAATCCTGGGGCGCGATCATTGCCCCGTTCGTGATCGGGCTGATCGCCGACCGCTTCTTCAATGCCGAACGCATTCTGGCGGTGCTGCATCTGCTGGGAGCTGTGTTGCTTTATCAGCTTTACCGAGCGGCGGATTTTGCCGCGTTCTATCCCTACGTACTGGCCTACATGATGATCTACATGCCGACGCTGGCATTGGTCAACTCGGTGGCCTTCCGGCAGATGCGCGACCCGGCGCTGGAGTTTTCGCGCATTCGTGTGTGGGGCACCGTGGGTTGGATTGTCGCCGGCGTGGTGATCAGTTTTGTGTTCGCCTGGGACTCGAAAGCCGCGATTGCCTCAGGAGGCCTGCGCAACACCTTTCTGATGGCGGCGCTGGCATCTCTGGTACTGGGCGTCTACAGCTTCACGCTGCCGCGTACCGCACCGCTGAAAACCGAGAACACCCGCACCGGTGTCAAACAGCTCCTTGGCCTCGACGCCTTGGGTCTGCTGAAAGACCGCAGCTACCTGGTGTTTTTCATTGCCTCGATCCTGATCTGCATCCCGCTGGCGTTCTATTACCAGAATGCCAACCCGTTTCTGGCGGACATCGGCATGACCAATCCCACGGCGAAGATGGCCATCGGGCAGGTCTCCGAAGTGCTGTTCATGCTCCTGCTGCCGCTGTTCATTCACCGCTTCGGCATCAAGATCGCCTTATTGATGGGTATGCTGGCGTGGGCCTTGCGCTACGTGTTGTTCGCCTACGGCAACAACGCCGACCTGGCCTTCATGCTGTTCACCGGTATCGCCCTGCACGGGATCTGCTACGACTTTTTCTTCGTGTCCGGGCAGATCTACACCGACGCCAAAACCCCTGAGCGCTTCAGAAGCTCGGCTCAGGGCCTGATTACCCTGGCGACCTATGGCGTGGGCATGCTGATCGGTTTCTGGGTCGCGGGGCATGTCTCTGACTACTACGCCACACCTGAGGGGCATCAGTGGCAGAGCATCTGGTTGTTTCCGGCGTTCTTCTCCTTGGGCGTGGTGTTGGTGTTTATGTTTGCCTTTCGTGAAGCACGCAAATCCGGGATGGCGCCTGCCAAGGCTTGA
- a CDS encoding sugar phosphate isomerase/epimerase family protein: MKPQASAVTATTPVTQGLRGPGIFLAQFIGDEAPFDTLANIAQWAASQGYSAIQLPTLGTRFIDLERAAESQSYCDELKAVCARAGVEISELSTHLQGQLVAVHPAFDALFDDFAPTHLRGQPQARTEWAIEQLKLAARASQRLGLTAHATFSGALLWPYMYPWPQRPSGLVEQGFAELAKRWLPILDCFDEAGVDLCYEIHPGEDLHDGASFERFLEAVNHHPRAAILYDPSHLLLQQMDYLGFIDRYHSRIRMFHVKDAEFRPDARSGVYGGYQGWVERPGRFRSLGDGQIDFKSIFSKLTQYGFSGWAVLEWECCLKDSAQGAAEGAAFIREHMITRSEKAFDDFASVASDAASNRRLLGLPDA; the protein is encoded by the coding sequence ATGAAACCGCAAGCGTCCGCTGTGACCGCAACGACTCCGGTTACCCAAGGCCTGCGCGGGCCGGGGATCTTCCTGGCGCAGTTCATCGGTGATGAAGCGCCATTCGATACCCTGGCCAATATCGCGCAATGGGCGGCGTCCCAGGGCTACAGTGCCATTCAACTGCCGACGCTGGGCACACGCTTTATCGATCTTGAACGCGCGGCTGAAAGCCAGAGCTATTGCGATGAGTTGAAAGCCGTGTGCGCCCGCGCCGGCGTGGAAATCAGTGAACTGTCGACACACCTGCAAGGGCAATTGGTGGCGGTTCATCCGGCGTTCGATGCGTTGTTCGATGACTTCGCTCCGACTCATTTGCGCGGGCAGCCTCAGGCGCGCACCGAGTGGGCCATTGAGCAGTTGAAACTGGCGGCGCGGGCCAGCCAGCGTCTGGGCCTGACCGCACACGCCACGTTTTCCGGGGCTCTGCTCTGGCCCTACATGTACCCGTGGCCGCAGCGCCCCAGCGGTCTGGTCGAGCAAGGGTTTGCCGAACTGGCCAAGCGCTGGTTGCCGATCCTCGACTGCTTTGACGAGGCCGGTGTCGACCTGTGCTACGAAATTCACCCCGGTGAAGACCTGCATGACGGCGCCTCCTTCGAGCGTTTCCTTGAAGCCGTCAATCATCATCCCCGCGCCGCCATCCTCTACGACCCCAGCCATTTGTTGCTGCAGCAGATGGATTACCTGGGCTTTATCGACCGTTATCACTCGCGTATCCGCATGTTCCACGTCAAGGACGCGGAGTTCCGTCCCGATGCGCGCTCCGGTGTCTATGGCGGTTATCAGGGCTGGGTGGAGCGTCCCGGACGGTTCCGTTCGCTGGGGGACGGGCAGATCGACTTCAAGTCGATTTTCAGCAAGCTGACTCAATACGGGTTCAGCGGCTGGGCCGTACTCGAGTGGGAATGCTGCCTGAAAGACTCCGCGCAAGGCGCTGCCGAGGGCGCTGCATTTATCCGTGAGCACATGATCACCCGAAGCGAAAAGGCCTTTGACGATTTCGCCAGCGTGGCCAGCGACGCGGCTTCCAACAGGCGCCTGCTGGGCTTGCCCGACGCCTGA
- a CDS encoding Gfo/Idh/MocA family protein, which translates to MNTVIPKIRMGFVGGGEGSFIAQAHHQAAGLDGRFELVCGAFSRDAQNNLRTGNRLGLPQSRCYSTWQLMLEAERALPAEQSMELLVIVTPNHLHAPVASEALAAGFHVFSEKPAALSLAELQDLKTRLNNSAGLYGLAHTYLGYPMVWQARHMVRNGVIGNLRKVLVEYPQGWLSQDVASQGNKQAEWRGQLALSGAGGCIADIGTHAFSLAEFVADQAITHLCANLGVHVEGRQLDDDAAMLFKMAQGASGVLIASQVCAGEENPLSIRVYGDKGGLEWRQEQPASLIHRSLDQPMRTLRSGTGQPWLCEAATQRMRLPAGHPEGYLEAMANLYGDFATAIRTGGVNHAAPGVPGIEVGLRGMAFIEAAIASHRSDAKWTPLECNV; encoded by the coding sequence ATGAACACAGTGATACCTAAAATAAGAATGGGTTTTGTCGGTGGAGGAGAGGGCTCTTTTATCGCTCAAGCGCACCACCAGGCTGCAGGGCTCGATGGCCGCTTTGAACTGGTTTGCGGAGCGTTCAGTCGCGACGCGCAGAACAACCTGCGTACGGGTAACCGCTTGGGCCTGCCTCAGTCGCGCTGTTACAGCACATGGCAATTGATGCTCGAAGCCGAGCGTGCGCTACCGGCTGAGCAGAGCATGGAGTTGCTGGTAATCGTGACGCCCAATCATCTGCACGCGCCGGTCGCCAGCGAAGCACTGGCCGCAGGTTTTCATGTGTTCAGCGAGAAACCGGCCGCATTGAGCCTCGCTGAACTGCAGGACCTCAAAACCCGGTTGAACAACAGCGCGGGGCTTTACGGGTTGGCACATACCTACCTTGGCTATCCGATGGTCTGGCAAGCACGGCACATGGTGCGCAACGGCGTCATCGGAAACCTGCGCAAGGTGCTGGTGGAATATCCTCAGGGCTGGCTCAGCCAGGATGTGGCCTCGCAGGGCAACAAGCAGGCCGAGTGGCGCGGGCAGCTGGCGTTGTCCGGTGCGGGCGGCTGCATCGCCGATATCGGCACCCACGCGTTTTCTCTGGCGGAGTTTGTGGCTGATCAAGCCATTACTCACCTGTGTGCCAATCTGGGTGTGCACGTCGAGGGTCGTCAACTGGATGACGACGCCGCCATGCTGTTCAAGATGGCGCAGGGCGCCAGTGGTGTGCTGATCGCCAGCCAGGTCTGCGCGGGCGAAGAGAACCCCCTGAGTATTCGGGTCTACGGTGACAAGGGCGGCCTCGAATGGCGCCAGGAACAGCCTGCCAGCCTGATTCATCGCTCACTCGACCAACCGATGCGCACCCTGCGTTCCGGCACTGGGCAGCCGTGGTTGTGCGAGGCCGCGACCCAGCGCATGCGCCTGCCCGCTGGCCATCCGGAAGGTTATCTGGAAGCGATGGCCAATCTGTACGGCGACTTTGCCACGGCCATTCGCACAGGTGGCGTAAACCATGCCGCACCTGGCGTGCCGGGGATCGAAGTCGGCCTGCGCGGCATGGCGTTTATCGAGGCGGCCATTGCCAGTCACCGCAGCGATGCCAAGTGGACCCCTCTGGAGTGCAACGTATGA
- a CDS encoding LacI family DNA-binding transcriptional regulator, producing MSNIREVARLAGVSVATVSRTLKSPERVRQATRDIVNAAVEQAGYRPNLMAVQFRSRRTGNLVILVPKIANTFFARVISGAQSAAQAAGYRLLLCDTQGREEIEREFAELVYAHQADGVIQLRAYDPFPVDSNQPPPMVNACEVIQGGRHPTISLDNHAAAKAMTEHLIGLGHRRIGLIKGPQHSPLTQARVAGYQAALTKAGIPSDPAIICHGDFSLRAGYDGAATLLTLSDRPTALFCENDEMAIGALKRIKEAGLRVPGDISVVGFDDIPLAHYCDPPLTTIAQPAEGFGRTAVEMLINLIEKKINPEQHLILPFELTIRESSAAPSAR from the coding sequence TTGTCCAATATCCGTGAAGTCGCCCGGCTCGCTGGCGTTTCGGTCGCCACCGTGTCGCGCACCCTGAAATCGCCCGAGCGTGTGCGCCAGGCCACCCGAGACATCGTCAATGCAGCGGTCGAGCAAGCGGGTTATCGCCCCAACCTGATGGCCGTGCAATTTCGCTCGCGGCGCACCGGCAACCTGGTGATTCTGGTGCCGAAAATTGCCAATACGTTTTTCGCTCGGGTGATCAGCGGCGCGCAATCGGCGGCCCAGGCCGCCGGTTACCGATTGCTGTTGTGCGATACCCAAGGGCGCGAAGAAATCGAGCGTGAATTTGCCGAGCTGGTCTACGCGCATCAGGCCGATGGCGTGATTCAGTTGCGCGCTTACGACCCCTTCCCGGTTGACAGCAATCAGCCGCCACCGATGGTCAACGCCTGTGAAGTCATCCAGGGCGGACGCCATCCCACCATCAGCCTCGACAACCACGCGGCTGCCAAAGCAATGACTGAACACTTGATTGGTCTGGGCCATCGGCGGATTGGTCTGATCAAGGGTCCTCAACACAGCCCGCTGACCCAAGCGCGAGTGGCCGGTTATCAGGCGGCGCTAACTAAAGCGGGCATCCCAAGCGACCCGGCGATCATCTGCCACGGCGATTTCAGCCTGCGCGCCGGCTACGACGGCGCCGCCACCCTGCTGACGCTAAGCGATCGCCCTACCGCGCTGTTTTGTGAAAACGATGAAATGGCCATTGGCGCGCTCAAGCGCATCAAGGAAGCCGGCCTGCGGGTGCCCGGAGATATCTCCGTGGTGGGCTTCGATGATATTCCGTTGGCGCACTACTGCGATCCGCCCCTGACCACCATTGCCCAACCCGCCGAAGGTTTTGGACGCACGGCCGTGGAGATGTTGATCAACCTGATCGAGAAAAAGATCAATCCCGAGCAGCATTTGATCCTGCCGTTTGAACTGACGATCCGTGAAAGTTCGGCTGCGCCTTCAGCACGATAA
- a CDS encoding DJ-1/PfpI family protein, with protein MKSLAIIIPPRRIDAPMLMSCLDIWRKKYNLRIFSVDVRNTEEMPIGNLKTHDLQELHSDCFDAIAVMGESGTKEYLWNNTDIISRLQKFDKARKLIAGIGLGSIVLAQAGVLLGKKATIDNSVELVIQLKSYGAIFVPEDVVILKWIITGSGKDVEAFANAVSMWLRTSPQQIIK; from the coding sequence ATGAAAAGTTTAGCGATCATTATTCCGCCGAGGCGGATTGACGCGCCGATGCTCATGTCGTGCCTGGATATATGGCGCAAAAAATACAACTTGAGAATTTTCTCCGTTGATGTGCGCAACACCGAAGAGATGCCAATTGGCAATCTCAAGACGCACGACCTGCAAGAACTGCATAGCGATTGCTTTGACGCTATCGCCGTGATGGGCGAGTCCGGAACCAAAGAGTATTTATGGAACAACACGGACATTATTTCCAGACTGCAAAAATTCGACAAAGCGCGAAAGTTGATTGCCGGAATTGGCCTTGGCTCGATAGTACTGGCCCAGGCCGGTGTTCTGCTTGGAAAAAAAGCGACCATCGATAACTCGGTCGAGTTAGTGATTCAGTTGAAAAGCTATGGCGCCATCTTCGTGCCCGAAGATGTAGTGATATTGAAATGGATCATCACCGGTAGCGGCAAGGATGTTGAAGCTTTTGCCAACGCCGTATCGATGTGGCTCCGAACGTCCCCGCAGCAAATCATTAAATAA
- a CDS encoding alpha/beta hydrolase has product MKHLVKAVPAMLALSVGSAMAATDPVPEHQTQTFLNTLAAGGGKPLEQLSPKEARAVLTGAQNSVKVDLSGVEVTHRTITFEGKPLKLTVIRPEKVKGELPAFMFFHGGGWVLGDYPTHARLIRDLVVSSGAVAVYVDYTPSPEAHYPTAINQAYAATQWVAENGQQINVDGKRLAVAGNSVGGNMAAVVSLMAKEKATPKIRFQLLLWPVTDSHFETDSYKQFAEGHFLSKNMMTWFWDSYTTDLSARAQIYASPLKASIDQLKGLPPALVQTAGLDVLRDEGEAYAQKLDAAGVDVTAVRYNGMIHDYGLLNPLSQVPEVKAAMRQAGTELKAHLN; this is encoded by the coding sequence ATGAAACATCTCGTGAAAGCAGTGCCGGCGATGCTCGCTCTATCGGTCGGGTCGGCAATGGCTGCTACCGATCCGGTGCCGGAACATCAAACCCAAACCTTTCTCAACACGCTTGCGGCGGGTGGTGGCAAGCCTCTGGAGCAACTGAGCCCTAAAGAAGCCCGCGCCGTGCTGACCGGCGCACAAAACTCGGTAAAGGTTGACTTATCGGGCGTGGAGGTCACTCACAGGACGATCACCTTCGAAGGTAAACCCCTCAAACTGACGGTGATACGGCCGGAAAAAGTCAAAGGAGAGCTTCCCGCGTTCATGTTCTTTCATGGCGGCGGCTGGGTTCTCGGAGACTACCCGACACACGCGCGGCTGATTCGCGACCTGGTCGTTTCCTCAGGCGCGGTCGCGGTGTATGTCGATTACACGCCCTCCCCTGAAGCCCACTATCCCACCGCCATCAATCAGGCTTACGCGGCCACGCAATGGGTGGCCGAAAACGGTCAACAGATCAATGTCGATGGCAAGCGTCTGGCGGTGGCCGGTAACAGTGTCGGCGGCAACATGGCGGCCGTCGTGAGCCTGATGGCCAAAGAGAAAGCCACCCCGAAGATTCGATTCCAGTTGCTCCTCTGGCCGGTCACCGACTCCCACTTCGAAACCGACAGCTACAAGCAATTCGCGGAAGGTCATTTCCTCAGCAAAAACATGATGACCTGGTTCTGGGACAGCTACACAACCGACCTGAGTGCACGGGCGCAAATTTACGCATCGCCGCTCAAAGCCAGTATCGATCAACTGAAGGGTCTTCCGCCTGCCCTCGTTCAAACCGCGGGGCTGGATGTGTTACGAGACGAAGGCGAAGCCTATGCGCAGAAGCTGGACGCGGCAGGGGTCGACGTCACGGCGGTTCGCTACAACGGCATGATCCATGACTATGGCCTGCTCAACCCATTGAGCCAGGTACCGGAAGTCAAAGCGGCCATGAGACAGGCAGGCACAGAGCTCAAGGCTCACCTCAACTAA